In Streptomyces sp. NBC_00483, a single window of DNA contains:
- a CDS encoding type I-E CRISPR-associated protein Cas6/Cse3/CasE — protein sequence MSSAPAAVTSARFVATHSILTLNAAHPYVAKSLADAHEMHRTVMSGFRGWVPDGERDARSQAGVLSTWTVDLKNARLVLVVQSRVPADWSHIPSAALADKPHTLTVDRTLRTGDTVGFRTVINPVYTRPRRDPETGRTLERGRRIAHTRPEHVKGWFTRRLQAPGDPRNAPDGLPRIGATADPTTLGIRMLPTVTSATARKGLRVVRAEIRGSLTVTDPSALVEVLTQGLGHARAYSCGLLLTRE from the coding sequence GTGAGCTCCGCACCCGCCGCCGTGACCAGCGCCCGCTTCGTCGCCACCCATAGCATCCTCACCCTGAACGCGGCTCACCCCTATGTCGCCAAATCCCTCGCCGACGCCCACGAGATGCACCGCACCGTGATGAGCGGCTTCCGCGGCTGGGTCCCCGACGGCGAGCGCGACGCCCGATCCCAGGCGGGTGTCCTGTCCACCTGGACCGTCGACCTCAAGAACGCCCGTCTCGTCCTGGTCGTCCAATCCCGCGTCCCCGCAGACTGGTCCCATATACCGAGTGCCGCACTCGCGGACAAACCCCACACCCTCACCGTCGACCGCACCCTGCGAACCGGCGATACCGTCGGCTTCAGAACCGTGATCAACCCCGTCTACACCCGGCCCCGGCGCGACCCCGAAACGGGTCGGACACTCGAACGGGGACGCCGCATCGCCCACACCCGCCCCGAGCACGTCAAAGGGTGGTTCACCCGCCGCCTCCAAGCTCCGGGCGACCCCCGCAATGCACCCGACGGCCTGCCCCGCATCGGTGCCACCGCCGACCCCACCACCCTCGGCATTCGCATGCTGCCCACCGTGACAAGCGCCACGGCCCGCAAGGGACTTCGCGTGGTGCGGGCGGAGATCCGCGGCAGCCTGACGGTCACGGATCCGTCGGCGCTGGTCGAGGTACTGACCCAGGGGCTGGGGCATGCGCGTGCGTACAGCTGCGGGCTGCTGCTGACACGGGAGTAA
- a CDS encoding caspase family protein, with the protein MLERRALNQLAQKATVAVTAGTGRDRRFLGTGFYVAPRTVLTAAQVVRGQPRDVAVSSAAREETGPWMARVRNMRHTEQQPGGNTSVEQDLALLELLDDPGDHECVWLTDRAAWNGRQLAGYAHRHDSATGQPMAWSAVLEMHARTGPYGLRLAPSVEIPAGSSGGLLVESRTGDAVGILTAGRHDGGGLGVLLSALRGLGLEYQRVITEHDRWHGSRPLQVRTTTWTREQQLMLPSADGRFSADRWTPQDRRTALHLLASLPHPESPATVGELALRALEGHPLLPGPAGNAPALLTWRDGHGLLRESTVPRPAALHLRYLWLVAQHLSPHNGAEALLDWVDQRAQSLDDLGLLRRLQNRTARPRLAPAPQPCWTSGAALLVGVSSYTHLPGVPSIGNNLDDLHALLTSPEFGIPEDRVEVIRNPDNEKKIHKVIDDLIEKVDPSQGAFMLYYAGHGRSDPEDGKLQLSLVDSRQDRSHSYWDFDAIRRHIAECGLPIRLVLLDSCYSGAALDTLTGNSSPSVAIRGTYVMTSSSATEESLVTAGRNTAFTAGLLAVLREGVPAMGPVLDAATVYEAVRKYCADRELPEPDHQGTHHGSSIPLMPNTAHFQESR; encoded by the coding sequence ATGCTGGAACGGCGGGCGCTGAATCAACTCGCGCAGAAGGCAACTGTCGCGGTAACCGCAGGAACGGGCCGGGACCGCAGATTCCTGGGCACGGGCTTCTACGTGGCTCCGCGTACGGTACTGACGGCCGCTCAAGTGGTACGCGGGCAGCCGCGCGACGTTGCCGTGAGCAGCGCAGCGCGCGAGGAGACCGGCCCCTGGATGGCGCGGGTGCGCAACATGCGCCACACCGAACAACAGCCGGGCGGAAACACGTCCGTGGAACAGGATCTAGCTCTGCTCGAACTCCTCGACGACCCCGGCGACCACGAATGCGTCTGGCTGACCGACCGGGCTGCCTGGAATGGTCGCCAACTGGCCGGATACGCGCACCGGCACGACTCCGCCACCGGGCAACCCATGGCGTGGAGCGCAGTGCTGGAGATGCACGCCCGCACCGGCCCGTACGGCCTGCGCCTGGCTCCCTCCGTCGAGATCCCCGCGGGCAGTAGCGGCGGACTCCTCGTGGAGTCCAGGACCGGCGACGCCGTCGGCATTCTCACCGCCGGCCGCCATGACGGCGGAGGGCTAGGAGTACTCCTGTCCGCCCTCCGCGGCCTCGGCCTCGAGTACCAGCGCGTGATCACCGAGCACGACCGCTGGCACGGCTCCCGCCCGCTGCAGGTCCGCACGACAACCTGGACCCGCGAACAGCAGCTCATGCTCCCCAGCGCCGACGGCCGATTCAGCGCCGACCGGTGGACCCCGCAGGACCGGCGGACCGCACTGCACCTGCTGGCCTCGCTCCCGCACCCCGAAAGCCCTGCCACCGTCGGCGAATTGGCCCTCAGAGCCCTGGAGGGACATCCACTCCTCCCCGGCCCCGCGGGCAACGCCCCTGCGCTGCTGACATGGCGCGACGGCCACGGACTGCTTCGCGAGAGCACCGTGCCCCGACCTGCCGCGCTCCACCTGCGCTACCTCTGGCTCGTCGCCCAGCACCTGAGCCCCCACAACGGTGCCGAAGCCCTGCTCGACTGGGTCGACCAGCGTGCCCAGTCCCTCGACGACCTCGGACTCCTGCGCCGCCTGCAGAACCGCACCGCCCGGCCCCGCCTCGCTCCCGCCCCGCAACCGTGCTGGACCTCCGGCGCCGCGCTGCTCGTCGGCGTCTCCTCGTACACCCACCTCCCCGGAGTCCCCTCCATCGGCAACAACCTCGACGATCTCCATGCGCTTCTCACCTCCCCCGAGTTCGGCATCCCCGAGGACCGGGTGGAGGTGATCCGCAACCCCGACAACGAGAAGAAGATCCACAAGGTCATCGACGACCTCATCGAGAAGGTCGACCCGTCTCAGGGCGCCTTCATGCTCTACTACGCCGGCCACGGCCGCTCTGATCCCGAGGACGGCAAGCTCCAGCTCTCCCTGGTCGACTCCCGCCAGGACAGGTCCCACTCCTACTGGGACTTCGACGCGATCCGCAGACACATCGCCGAGTGCGGACTGCCCATCCGCCTGGTCCTGCTCGACAGTTGCTACAGCGGCGCCGCCCTCGACACACTCACCGGCAACAGCTCCCCCTCTGTCGCTATCCGTGGCACCTACGTGATGACCTCTTCCAGCGCTACCGAGGAATCGCTCGTGACCGCCGGCCGGAACACCGCCTTCACCGCAGGCCTCCTCGCCGTCCTGCGTGAGGGAGTCCCCGCAATGGGGCCGGTCCTGGACGCCGCGACCGTGTACGAAGCGGTCCGCAAGTACTGCGCGGACCGGGAACTACCCGAACCTGACCACCAAGGCACCCACCACGGATCCAGCATTCCCCTCATGCCCAACACAGCCCACTTCCAGGAGTCACGGTGA
- a CDS encoding effector-associated constant component EACC1, with translation MTNRPALTLTTADGAPAPDGLRRFLTRDPGLQRVARAAWQPAAPPDPGHLGTGLDILTLVITGALALPSAIDTVRRWCAATGGDGNAISVSGGGVSVTVSGATTPEQAAALAATLTAALQPVPDAAEVAAPEPGGSSGA, from the coding sequence GTGACCAATCGCCCGGCCCTCACCCTCACCACCGCCGACGGCGCCCCAGCCCCCGACGGGCTGCGCCGCTTCCTCACCCGCGACCCGGGCCTCCAACGCGTCGCCCGTGCCGCCTGGCAGCCCGCCGCTCCACCTGATCCCGGACACCTCGGCACTGGCCTCGACATACTCACCCTTGTGATCACCGGCGCCTTGGCGCTGCCCTCCGCCATCGACACCGTCCGCCGCTGGTGCGCGGCGACGGGGGGTGACGGCAATGCGATCTCCGTCAGCGGAGGGGGCGTCTCGGTCACTGTCAGCGGGGCCACAACGCCGGAACAAGCTGCTGCCCTGGCCGCAACGTTGACCGCGGCTCTGCAGCCGGTGCCGGATGCGGCCGAGGTAGCAGCGCCGGAACCCGGCGGTTCCTCAGGAGCGTGA
- a CDS encoding CRISPR-associated endonuclease Cas3'': MGGLGGGLSPAARTVWAKYDFAGGGWLPLWRHLADSGAAAGLLWDQWIPRAVRELVAQALPGGESDARLLAVWLAGVHHIGKATPAFACQVDSLADGMRSAGLAMAGQRYMADRRMAPHGLAGQVLLTEWLEERYGWSPRSCRQFAVVIGGHHGSPPEAVQVKDLDDHPELLRTPGASEVLWQRVQRELLDACAAEFGVAERLGAWQRVKMPQTVQAALSALVIVADWIASNADLFPYFPEDAPRSGEERVTSAWQRLDLPEPWRPKEPKGTAVELFAARFDLPLGAKPRPVQEAAVRLARELPCPGLMLIEAPMGEGKTEAALAVAEIFAARSGAGGYFFALPTMATSNAMFPRLLDWLRRLPPGEDGTSWSVRLAHSKAALNEHFAGLMAVSKPVSAVDLDGEGTVAPRGGQDPFALAELVAHQWLSGRKQGNRDRPRGCGEHWLWMATHPERRDHPRGSGEHERGVKAMQSGPGPSLRVRGALTI; encoded by the coding sequence ATGGGTGGTCTTGGTGGAGGGCTGTCGCCAGCGGCGCGGACGGTATGGGCGAAGTACGACTTCGCCGGGGGCGGGTGGCTGCCGTTGTGGCGGCATCTTGCCGATAGCGGGGCGGCGGCAGGGCTCTTGTGGGACCAGTGGATACCTCGGGCCGTGCGGGAATTGGTGGCGCAGGCGCTGCCTGGCGGGGAATCAGATGCGCGGTTACTGGCGGTGTGGTTGGCAGGGGTGCACCACATCGGGAAGGCAACGCCGGCTTTTGCCTGCCAGGTGGACTCGCTGGCGGACGGGATGCGCAGTGCCGGGCTGGCGATGGCGGGGCAGCGGTATATGGCCGATCGGCGGATGGCTCCGCATGGGTTGGCAGGACAGGTGTTGCTCACCGAGTGGCTGGAGGAGCGGTACGGGTGGTCGCCGCGTAGCTGTAGGCAGTTCGCGGTGGTGATCGGCGGTCATCATGGGTCGCCGCCGGAGGCGGTCCAGGTGAAGGATCTGGACGATCATCCTGAACTGCTGCGTACGCCGGGGGCTTCCGAGGTGCTGTGGCAGCGGGTGCAGCGAGAGTTACTGGATGCCTGCGCGGCGGAGTTCGGAGTAGCGGAACGGTTGGGTGCGTGGCAGCGGGTGAAGATGCCACAGACCGTGCAGGCTGCACTGTCCGCGCTGGTGATTGTTGCTGACTGGATCGCCAGCAATGCGGATCTGTTTCCGTACTTTCCCGAGGACGCTCCGCGTAGTGGCGAGGAGCGGGTTACGTCGGCATGGCAGAGGCTCGATCTGCCCGAGCCATGGCGGCCGAAGGAACCCAAGGGGACAGCGGTCGAGTTGTTCGCCGCGCGCTTCGATCTCCCGTTGGGGGCGAAGCCCCGACCGGTGCAAGAGGCGGCGGTGCGGCTCGCCCGCGAACTGCCTTGCCCTGGGCTGATGTTGATTGAGGCGCCGATGGGCGAGGGAAAGACTGAGGCCGCGCTGGCGGTTGCCGAAATCTTCGCTGCCCGCAGCGGGGCAGGAGGATACTTCTTCGCTCTTCCGACGATGGCGACGAGCAACGCGATGTTCCCGCGCCTGCTGGACTGGCTGCGGCGGTTGCCTCCGGGCGAGGACGGTACGTCGTGGTCGGTGCGGCTGGCCCACTCCAAAGCCGCGCTGAACGAGCACTTCGCCGGGCTGATGGCCGTCTCGAAGCCGGTCTCTGCGGTGGACCTGGACGGCGAGGGAACGGTCGCGCCGCGCGGTGGTCAGGATCCGTTCGCACTCGCCGAGCTCGTCGCTCATCAGTGGCTCAGCGGCCGGAAGCAGGGCAACCGGGACCGTCCCCGCGGATGCGGGGAGCACTGGCTGTGGATGGCCACCCACCCCGAGCGGAGGGACCATCCCCGCGGGTCCGGGGAGCACGAGCGGGGCGTGAAGGCGATGCAGTCGGGCCCGGGGCCATCCCTGCGGGTGCGGGGAGCACTCACGATCTGA
- a CDS encoding rhomboid family intramembrane serine protease, with protein sequence MNVHDLTLYACAAAVVGPGLKVLDSSLAAPAGPRSRVPSVLRAWRPPIPVTAAAMVGVMAAFNVAQTIWPSLTGHLERRPDGAWWRAGTALLIQSSGRLQLLFNLAALIAVAPVAQRVFGSVSTLTLYLLPGVAAQAVSMEAWNPHGGGNSVAICGLVGALATVCALRGPNPGLRRLALLVPAAGLVLCVMANNHGVGLLVGAALGAAMTALDPAGRRIRLPARPETAVS encoded by the coding sequence ATGAACGTGCACGACCTGACCCTGTACGCCTGCGCCGCCGCCGTGGTCGGCCCGGGCCTCAAGGTGCTCGACTCCTCCCTCGCCGCACCGGCCGGGCCGCGGAGCCGGGTGCCGTCCGTCCTGCGCGCCTGGCGCCCGCCGATACCCGTGACCGCGGCCGCCATGGTCGGGGTGATGGCGGCCTTCAACGTCGCGCAGACCATCTGGCCAAGCTTGACCGGCCACCTGGAAAGACGGCCCGACGGTGCGTGGTGGCGCGCCGGTACGGCGCTGCTGATCCAGTCCAGCGGCCGGCTGCAACTCCTGTTCAATCTGGCGGCGCTGATCGCGGTCGCCCCCGTCGCCCAGCGCGTCTTCGGCTCCGTCAGCACCCTCACGCTCTACCTGCTCCCCGGCGTGGCGGCGCAGGCGGTGAGCATGGAGGCCTGGAACCCGCACGGCGGTGGCAACTCGGTCGCCATCTGCGGCCTGGTCGGCGCGCTCGCCACCGTCTGCGCCCTGCGCGGCCCGAATCCCGGACTCCGCCGCCTTGCGCTGCTCGTGCCGGCCGCGGGACTCGTGCTCTGCGTGATGGCCAACAACCACGGCGTGGGCCTGCTCGTCGGAGCCGCCCTGGGCGCCGCCATGACGGCCCTCGACCCCGCCGGACGCCGCATCCGCCTGCCCGCCCGCCCCGAAACCGCCGTCTCCTGA
- a CDS encoding DUF1648 domain-containing protein, with product MPEATYTPPRFPWAWLAAGVLLLAGMVAWGVAVYPHLPDRIPQHIGGGGVDAWTDKSVGAAFTLVLVYAGVTVLLPVTAALLLRATPAAELPDGEPRFAIGGSQRPATRTGARRMAVALLVTNIGIGLSFVIANIVMWRTTTTPEVPWWFLVGILTPIAIGAALTLAVGLQDRRQGNKLHAAAGSERGNR from the coding sequence ATGCCGGAAGCCACGTACACCCCGCCGCGCTTCCCCTGGGCCTGGCTGGCGGCCGGCGTGTTGCTGCTGGCCGGGATGGTCGCCTGGGGCGTCGCCGTGTATCCGCACCTTCCCGACCGCATCCCGCAGCACATCGGCGGCGGTGGCGTGGACGCCTGGACGGACAAGAGCGTGGGCGCCGCGTTCACCCTCGTCCTCGTCTACGCGGGTGTGACCGTGCTGCTGCCCGTCACCGCCGCGCTCCTGCTCCGGGCCACGCCGGCCGCCGAACTGCCCGACGGCGAACCCCGGTTCGCGATCGGCGGCAGCCAACGCCCCGCGACACGCACCGGAGCCCGCCGGATGGCCGTGGCACTGCTCGTCACCAACATCGGAATCGGGCTGTCCTTTGTCATCGCCAACATCGTGATGTGGCGCACCACCACCACGCCCGAGGTCCCGTGGTGGTTCCTCGTCGGGATCCTGACACCGATCGCGATCGGCGCGGCCCTCACACTCGCCGTGGGCCTACAGGACCGCCGACAGGGCAACAAACTCCACGCCGCCGCCGGTTCCGAGCGCGGCAACCGCTAA
- the tgmA gene encoding putative ATP-grasp-modified RiPP, with product MRPFALNYARPTREAEVRAPYMYDATLQLNVLADGAVAARDYAVLREFAATTSTAGSKTHFDD from the coding sequence ATGCGACCGTTCGCACTGAACTATGCCCGCCCCACGCGAGAGGCAGAGGTCAGGGCGCCGTATATGTACGACGCAACACTGCAGTTGAACGTGCTCGCCGACGGCGCAGTGGCGGCGCGCGACTACGCAGTGTTGCGGGAGTTCGCGGCCACCACCTCCACCGCGGGTTCGAAAACCCATTTCGACGACTGA
- the tgmB gene encoding ATP-grasp ribosomal peptide maturase codes for MTVLILTSEQDVTADMAVVEMNANGIPVLRLDPAELPGGVGLSGEFAHGTFHGHLSVGGRVVSMSGLRSIWVRRPGVPAAHAEAASPWLTEEASQSLYGMLRCTEARWMNHPDSARQARHKPWQLWLARACGLPVPPTLITTFPRAAREFAARYPDLIVKPVSGKHPDDVGLAVPTTRVRPGEDYQDVANGPTLLQRRVRRAADIRLTCVGDQLFAARAAGSPDAEDARQSDEATVDDVRFDAAAGPWRPIPVPRRVADAARAYLTRAQLAYGAFDFAEDADGIWWFLECNQSGQFGFIEIETGQPIGRAVAQWLAGEPFGPVSAAGEGGERALGGAGCG; via the coding sequence ATGACCGTGCTGATCCTGACGAGTGAACAGGATGTGACGGCAGACATGGCTGTCGTCGAAATGAATGCCAATGGAATCCCTGTCCTACGGCTCGACCCCGCCGAACTGCCGGGCGGCGTAGGCCTCTCGGGCGAGTTCGCGCACGGGACGTTCCACGGCCACCTGTCGGTCGGTGGCCGGGTCGTCAGCATGAGCGGCCTGCGCTCCATCTGGGTGCGCCGCCCCGGCGTGCCCGCCGCCCACGCGGAAGCCGCTTCGCCCTGGCTCACCGAGGAGGCCTCGCAGTCCCTGTACGGGATGCTGCGGTGCACCGAGGCGCGCTGGATGAACCACCCCGACTCCGCCCGCCAGGCCCGCCACAAGCCCTGGCAGTTATGGCTGGCACGCGCCTGCGGACTGCCCGTGCCCCCCACGCTGATCACCACATTCCCGCGCGCCGCCCGTGAGTTCGCCGCGCGCTACCCCGACCTGATCGTGAAGCCGGTCTCCGGCAAGCACCCGGACGACGTCGGGCTCGCCGTGCCGACCACACGCGTGCGCCCGGGCGAGGACTACCAGGACGTCGCGAACGGACCGACGTTGCTGCAGCGACGGGTGCGCAGGGCCGCGGACATCCGTCTGACCTGTGTGGGCGACCAACTGTTCGCGGCGCGCGCGGCGGGTTCGCCGGACGCCGAGGACGCGCGGCAGAGCGACGAGGCAACCGTGGACGACGTGCGGTTCGACGCTGCCGCGGGCCCTTGGCGCCCGATACCCGTGCCCCGCCGCGTCGCCGACGCGGCGCGCGCCTATCTGACCCGCGCCCAACTGGCGTACGGGGCGTTCGACTTCGCCGAGGACGCCGACGGCATCTGGTGGTTCCTGGAGTGCAACCAGTCCGGCCAGTTCGGCTTCATCGAGATCGAGACGGGGCAGCCCATCGGCCGCGCCGTCGCCCAGTGGCTGGCGGGCGAGCCATTCGGGCCCGTATCGGCCGCGGGCGAGGGCGGCGAGCGCGCCCTCGGCGGCGCGGGGTGTGGCTGA
- a CDS encoding carboxylesterase/lipase family protein: MTDATAVTRQGTLRGRTEDGIAAFLGVPYAAAPFGPRRFAAPGPAEPWTGERDATEYGQSAPKAPYAPPFDALIPETSQDGPDCLNLNVWTPEPGPGARLPVMVWLHGGSFSNGSANSSGYRGDTFARDGVVFVGVNYRLGVDGFLHLPGAPDNRGLLDMIAALEWVRDNIEAFGGDPDRVTVFGESAGGVAIGRLLVEPRARGLFRRAVLQSGACHHFVRPDTARRIGERMAERLGVPHTAEAFAEVPLPELIAAQGALTDEFKRRPDPAVWGDAALNGMVFEPVADERTLPGPDAGVDILVGSNREENRLYMVPTGRFATISEGRVKRGAEAFGADLDGYRASRPDASPGELLDAIVTDWFWRIPALRLAESVPGSYVYEFAWRSPQFGGELGACHALELGFVFDRVDDPDYAALAGKDAPADLARAMHGAWVAFATSGDPGWAAYDPAGERSTMVFDAGACRVEADPRAAERELWEGAR; encoded by the coding sequence ATGACCGACGCCACCGCAGTCACCAGGCAGGGAACCCTGCGCGGCCGCACCGAGGACGGGATCGCCGCCTTCCTCGGAGTGCCGTACGCCGCCGCCCCGTTCGGCCCCCGCCGCTTCGCCGCGCCCGGGCCCGCCGAGCCGTGGACCGGGGAGCGCGACGCCACGGAGTACGGGCAGAGCGCGCCCAAGGCCCCGTACGCCCCGCCGTTCGACGCGCTGATCCCGGAGACCAGTCAGGACGGGCCCGACTGCCTCAACCTGAACGTCTGGACGCCGGAGCCGGGCCCCGGCGCCCGCCTTCCCGTCATGGTGTGGCTGCACGGCGGGTCCTTCTCCAACGGCTCCGCGAACTCCTCCGGTTACCGCGGCGACACCTTCGCCCGCGACGGCGTCGTCTTCGTCGGCGTCAACTACCGCCTGGGCGTGGACGGATTCCTGCACCTGCCGGGGGCGCCCGACAACCGGGGCCTGCTCGACATGATCGCCGCGCTTGAGTGGGTGCGCGACAACATCGAGGCGTTCGGCGGGGACCCGGACCGGGTGACCGTGTTCGGTGAGTCGGCGGGCGGGGTGGCGATCGGCCGGCTGCTCGTCGAGCCGCGCGCCCGCGGCCTGTTCCGGCGTGCCGTCCTGCAGAGCGGGGCCTGCCACCACTTCGTGCGGCCCGACACCGCGCGCCGCATCGGGGAGCGGATGGCCGAGCGGCTCGGCGTGCCGCACACCGCGGAGGCGTTCGCGGAGGTGCCGCTGCCGGAACTGATCGCGGCACAGGGCGCGTTGACGGACGAGTTCAAGCGGCGGCCCGACCCGGCGGTGTGGGGCGACGCGGCGCTGAACGGGATGGTCTTCGAGCCGGTCGCCGACGAGCGCACGCTGCCGGGGCCGGACGCGGGCGTGGACATCCTCGTCGGCAGCAACCGCGAGGAGAACCGGCTCTACATGGTGCCGACCGGGCGCTTCGCCACCATCAGCGAGGGGCGGGTGAAGCGCGGCGCCGAGGCCTTCGGCGCCGACCTGGACGGGTACCGGGCGAGCCGGCCGGACGCGAGTCCCGGCGAACTCCTCGACGCCATCGTCACCGACTGGTTCTGGCGGATCCCCGCGCTGCGCCTCGCCGAGTCCGTGCCGGGCTCGTACGTCTACGAGTTCGCCTGGCGGTCCCCGCAGTTCGGCGGGGAGCTCGGCGCCTGCCACGCCCTGGAGCTCGGCTTCGTCTTCGACCGCGTCGACGACCCGGACTACGCGGCGCTCGCCGGCAAGGACGCCCCGGCGGACCTCGCCCGCGCGATGCACGGCGCGTGGGTCGCGTTCGCCACGTCCGGGGACCCCGGCTGGGCGGCGTACGACCCGGCGGGGGAGCGGTCGACCATGGTGTTCGACGCGGGCGCCTGCCGGGTCGAGGCGGACCCGCGGGCGGCCGAGAGGGAGCTGTGGGAGGGCGCCCGCTGA
- a CDS encoding phospholipid scramblase-related protein: MTTHSNTPAGWYPDPQGAPQALRWWDGAQWTGHTHAGQAQAVAPAQAAGQVPQQQAQAQAAGVQRQVQQQAGVAGAGQGGGTLFTEPVLVVNQKAKLIELTNEYSVMDQHGNQLGSVVQVGQSAMKKALRFVASVDQFMTHRLEIRDAYGQPHLVLTRPAKFIKSRVVVERPDGAPVGEIVQQNAIGKINFAMMANGQQIGAIKAENWRAWNFAIVDHADNEVARITKTWEGLAKTMFTTADNYVLQVRYQLPEPLLSLVVATALTVDTALKQDSRGFG; the protein is encoded by the coding sequence GTGACGACGCATTCGAACACTCCTGCAGGTTGGTATCCGGACCCCCAGGGGGCGCCCCAGGCGCTGCGGTGGTGGGACGGCGCCCAGTGGACCGGGCACACGCACGCCGGTCAGGCGCAGGCCGTGGCCCCCGCCCAGGCTGCGGGCCAGGTGCCGCAGCAGCAGGCGCAGGCGCAGGCCGCCGGGGTGCAGCGTCAGGTGCAGCAGCAGGCGGGCGTCGCGGGGGCCGGGCAGGGCGGCGGCACGCTGTTCACCGAGCCGGTCCTCGTGGTGAACCAGAAGGCCAAGCTGATCGAGCTGACGAACGAGTACAGCGTCATGGATCAGCACGGCAACCAGCTGGGCTCCGTCGTCCAGGTCGGCCAGAGCGCCATGAAGAAGGCGCTGCGCTTCGTCGCCAGCGTCGACCAGTTCATGACGCACAGGCTGGAGATCCGGGACGCGTACGGGCAGCCGCACTTGGTGCTCACGCGGCCCGCGAAGTTCATCAAGTCGCGGGTCGTCGTCGAGCGCCCGGACGGGGCGCCGGTCGGCGAGATCGTTCAGCAGAACGCCATTGGGAAGATCAACTTCGCGATGATGGCGAACGGTCAGCAGATCGGCGCGATCAAGGCGGAGAACTGGCGGGCCTGGAACTTCGCGATCGTCGACCATGCGGACAACGAGGTCGCGCGGATCACGAAGACGTGGGAGGGGCTCGCCAAGACGATGTTCACGACTGCGGACAACTATGTGTTGCAGGTGCGCTATCAGTTGCCGGAGCCGTTGTTGAGCCTGGTCGTTGCGACTGCGCTCACGGTGGATACGGCGTTGAAGCAGGACTCCCGCGGGTTCGGGTGA
- a CDS encoding TetR/AcrR family transcriptional regulator, with translation MTTRDQATEAAPAASRRSKITPERAQEFYDVVLDQLRESGYGSLTMEGVAAQACCSKSTLYRQWKTKPQLVAAALRAGRCGKFFTADTGTLAGDLCAAARNAASQAKPDTVLLQALGHAALQDDELKGALREALIEPELASIDSMVKRAVARGEIAADHPALPYVAAQLFGVMRSRPILEGRDADGDYLVRFVESALVPGLGLASKPSGPTLEGRAT, from the coding sequence ATGACGACGCGAGACCAGGCCACCGAAGCCGCGCCCGCCGCCTCGCGCCGCTCCAAGATCACCCCTGAGCGGGCGCAGGAGTTCTACGACGTCGTCCTCGACCAGCTGCGGGAGTCCGGGTACGGGTCGCTCACCATGGAGGGCGTCGCCGCGCAGGCCTGTTGCAGCAAGTCCACGCTGTACCGGCAGTGGAAGACGAAGCCGCAGCTCGTGGCCGCCGCGCTGCGGGCCGGACGCTGTGGCAAGTTCTTCACAGCCGACACGGGTACGCTCGCGGGGGACCTCTGCGCAGCCGCGCGCAACGCGGCGTCGCAGGCCAAGCCGGACACCGTACTGTTGCAGGCCCTCGGCCACGCCGCCCTCCAGGACGACGAGCTGAAGGGCGCGCTGCGCGAGGCGCTGATCGAGCCGGAACTCGCGTCGATCGACTCGATGGTGAAGCGGGCGGTGGCGCGCGGCGAGATCGCCGCGGACCATCCCGCGCTGCCTTACGTGGCCGCGCAGCTCTTCGGAGTCATGCGCAGCCGACCGATCCTGGAAGGGCGCGACGCCGACGGGGACTATCTGGTCCGCTTCGTCGAGAGCGCGCTGGTTCCGGGGCTGGGGCTTGCGAGCAAGCCCTCGGGTCCGACCCTGGAGGGTCGGGCCACCTGA